A genomic window from Silene latifolia isolate original U9 population chromosome Y, ASM4854445v1, whole genome shotgun sequence includes:
- the LOC141632478 gene encoding uncharacterized protein LOC141632478: MAKKIRNLSNLERAKIIQIILLKCINGKPVRGTMLELAQQYGVTRKAITNLWKEAKQQRDAWELINVNSKLKGREGTNKVTFDAARFKSIHYKLRTTQKRVAAAMVVSQSTVSRWVKSKVIRSHTNALKPSLTDKNKLARLIFCLSKLYYDEMLSKIMFKDQGNLIHIDEKWFYITKDGQRYYLSQTEPDQEEEPFISVQSKSYIGKIMFMCAVARPKFSNNNECVFNGNIGIWPFVSLEPAQRNSKNRVAGTLETKPIESITKPVIKNMMLGVVLPEIKRKWPANASKNIFIQQDNARSHISNNDPDFREAASSDGWNIQLVQQPPNSPDLNVLDLGFFRAIQSLQTLTNSYKLNELVVAVKTVFDNLEVIKLNYVFITMQGCNAENITELVDAVMSDSPYLIE, translated from the exons ATGGCAAAGAAAATCAGAAACTTGAGTAACTTAGAGAGAGCAAAAATTATTCAGATTATACTTCTGAAATGTATAAATGGGAAACCAGTCAGGGGTACCATGCTAGAATTGGCTCAACAATATGGTGTAACCAGGAAAGCCATCACGAATTTATGGAAGGAAGCAAAGCAACAAAGAGATGCATGGGAACTCATTAACGTGAATAGCAAACTAAAGGGAAGGGAAGGAACTAACAAGGTGACATTTGATGCTGCAAGGTTCAAAAGCATTCACTACAAACTCAGGACTACTCAAAAAAGGGTGGCTGCTGCTATGGTTGTAAGTCAGTCAACTGTTAGTAGATGGGTTAAAAGTAAAGTGATAAGGAGTCATACCAATGCTCTAAAACCAAGTTTGACAGACAAAAATAAGCTTGCTAGGTTAATTTTCTGTCTCTCAAAGCTTTATTATGATGAAATGCTAAGTAAAATCATGTTCAAAGACCAAGGTAATCTTATACACATAGATGAGAAATGGTTTTACATCACTAAAGATGGGCAGAGGTACTACTTAAGTCAGACAGAACCAGACCAAGAAGAAGAACCATTCATAAGTGTTCAATCAAAATCTTACATAGGCAAAATCATGTTTATGTGTGCTGTTGCGAGACCAAAATTTTCAAATAACAATGAATGTGTTTTTAATGGAAATATAGGAATTTGGCCCTTTGTTTCTTTGGAGCCAGCCCAAAGAAACTCAAAGAATAGGGTTGCAGGCACACTAGAGACAAAACCAATTGAAAGCATTACCAAACCAGTTATCAAAAATATGATGCTAGGGGTGGTGCTACCAGAAATCAAGAGAAAATGGCCTGCAAATGCAAGTAAAAACATATTCATCCAGCAAGATAATGCAAGGTCACACATCAGCAATAATGATCCAGATTTCAGAGAGGCAGCAAGCAGTGATGGGTGGAACATACAATTAGTTCAGCAACCCCCAAATTCACCAGACCTTAATGTGTTGGATTTGGGGTTTTTTAGGGCCATCCAGTCTCTCCAAACACTCACCAATTCATACAAATTGAATGAGCTAGTGGTAGCAGTAAAAACTGTCTTCGACAATTTAGAAGTGATTAAGCTAAATTATGTGTTCATCACAATGCAGGGTT GTAATGCAGAAAATATTACTGAGTTGGTAGATGCTGTAATGTCAGATTCACCGTATTTGATAGAGTAG